One window of Mediterraneibacter butyricigenes genomic DNA carries:
- the dapB gene encoding 4-hydroxy-tetrahydrodipicolinate reductase, whose translation MVKAIMHGCNGKMGRVITDLIKADENIEIVAGVDAYTAVPNDYPVFEKIADCDVEADVVIDFSNASAVDGVLAYCTEKQVPVVLCTTGLSEAQLEEVKESSKKVAILKSANMSVGINLLLKLLQNAAKVLGPAGYDIELVERHHNQKLDAPSGTAIALADSVNEALDNAYTYVYDRSQRRQKRDEKEIGISAVRGGTIVGEHEVIFAGVDEVIEFRHTAYSRSVFGKGAVEAAKFLAGLPAGMYDMGDVIQF comes from the coding sequence ATGGTAAAAGCAATTATGCATGGATGTAACGGAAAAATGGGACGGGTGATTACAGACCTGATCAAAGCAGATGAAAATATTGAGATTGTAGCGGGAGTGGACGCATATACAGCAGTACCGAATGATTATCCGGTCTTCGAAAAGATTGCAGATTGTGATGTGGAAGCAGATGTCGTAATCGACTTCTCCAATGCATCAGCAGTAGACGGGGTCCTGGCTTATTGCACCGAAAAACAGGTTCCGGTGGTTCTGTGTACCACAGGTCTGTCTGAGGCACAGTTGGAAGAAGTAAAGGAGAGCTCCAAAAAAGTTGCAATTCTGAAATCCGCAAATATGTCGGTCGGAATTAATCTGTTGTTAAAACTGCTTCAGAATGCGGCAAAGGTATTAGGACCTGCAGGTTATGACATTGAACTGGTGGAGCGTCATCACAATCAGAAGCTGGATGCACCGAGCGGAACAGCCATCGCACTGGCGGATTCTGTGAATGAAGCGCTGGACAACGCATATACTTATGTGTATGACAGAAGCCAGAGACGTCAGAAACGAGACGAAAAGGAGATCGGAATCTCAGCGGTGCGCGGTGGAACCATCGTAGGGGAACATGAAGTGATCTTTGCCGGAGTGGACGAAGTGATCGAGTTCAGGCATACAGCTTATTCCAGAAGCGTATTTGGCAAAGGGGCGGTAGAAGCAGCCAAATTCCTGGCAGGACTGCCGGCGGGCATGTATGACATGGGAGACGTGATTCAATTTTAA
- the dapA gene encoding 4-hydroxy-tetrahydrodipicolinate synthase, protein MSIFEGAGVAIVTPFQADGSVNYDKLDELIDFHCNGGTDAIIICGTTGESSTLTEEEHMDCIKFTVERTKGRIPVIAGTGSNCTRTAIDLSKEAVEDGVDGLLLVTPYYNKTTQNGLIAHYKAVAAEAKAPIILYSVASRTGVNIEPATVATLVKEVDNIVGVKEASGNISQISKIMQLTDGNIDLYSGNDDQIVPILSVGGKGVISVLSNVAPQEAHDIVAKFQAGDVKGSRDLQLKALPLVEQLFCEVNPIPVKKALNLMGMEVGGLRMPLSELSAEHTESLKKAMVDFGIKLT, encoded by the coding sequence ATGAGTATATTTGAAGGAGCAGGAGTAGCGATTGTTACCCCATTTCAGGCAGACGGAAGTGTAAATTATGACAAACTGGATGAGCTGATCGATTTCCACTGTAACGGTGGAACCGATGCCATCATTATCTGTGGAACCACAGGAGAATCTTCCACATTGACGGAAGAGGAGCATATGGACTGTATTAAGTTTACAGTCGAGAGAACCAAAGGACGGATTCCGGTCATCGCAGGAACCGGTTCCAACTGTACCCGTACGGCGATTGATCTTTCCAAAGAAGCGGTAGAAGATGGAGTAGACGGACTTCTTCTGGTAACTCCTTATTATAATAAGACGACCCAGAACGGACTGATTGCCCACTACAAAGCAGTGGCGGCAGAAGCAAAGGCTCCGATCATTCTTTACAGCGTGGCAAGCCGTACCGGAGTAAACATCGAACCGGCGACTGTTGCAACTCTGGTAAAGGAAGTAGATAATATCGTTGGAGTGAAAGAGGCATCCGGTAACATTTCTCAGATCTCCAAGATCATGCAGCTGACAGATGGCAACATTGATCTTTATTCCGGAAATGACGATCAGATTGTGCCGATTCTTTCCGTCGGAGGAAAAGGTGTGATTTCTGTACTGTCCAACGTGGCACCGCAGGAGGCTCATGATATCGTAGCGAAATTCCAGGCAGGAGATGTAAAAGGAAGCCGAGATCTGCAGTTGAAAGCACTGCCGTTGGTTGAACAGTTATTCTGCGAAGTCAATCCGATTCCGGTAAAGAAAGCGTTGAATCTGATGGGAATGGAAGTAGGCGGATTGCGTATGCCGCTGTCTGAACTTTCCGCAGAACATACAGAGAGTCTGAAAAAGGCAATGGTTGATTTCGGAATCAAACTGACATAA
- a CDS encoding single-stranded DNA-binding protein yields MSDKMIENNQVTIIGEIASEFRFSHEVFGEGFYTVEVLVRRLSNSEDKIPLMVSERLVDVDQDYRGEFIYVTGQFRSYNRHEETKNRLVLSVFVRELTFVEEEIDASKTNQIILEGFLCKLPVYRKTPLGREIADLLLAVNRPYGKSDYIPCICWGRNARYASGFPVGQHVQLIGRIQSRNYVKKLSETETETRTAYEVSVSKLDCLEND; encoded by the coding sequence ATGTCAGATAAGATGATTGAAAACAACCAGGTTACTATCATTGGAGAAATTGCCAGCGAGTTTCGGTTCAGCCACGAAGTCTTTGGGGAAGGTTTTTACACCGTAGAAGTTCTGGTCAGACGCCTGAGCAACTCCGAGGATAAAATTCCACTGATGGTTTCCGAACGTCTGGTAGATGTGGATCAGGATTACCGCGGAGAATTTATCTATGTCACCGGACAGTTTCGCTCTTACAACCGGCATGAAGAGACCAAGAACCGTCTGGTTCTCTCCGTTTTCGTCCGGGAACTTACCTTTGTCGAAGAAGAAATTGACGCATCTAAAACCAACCAGATCATTTTGGAAGGATTTCTCTGCAAACTTCCGGTCTATCGTAAGACTCCGCTTGGCCGTGAGATTGCCGACCTTCTCCTGGCAGTCAACCGCCCTTACGGCAAGTCCGACTACATTCCCTGTATCTGCTGGGGACGCAATGCCAGATACGCTTCCGGTTTCCCGGTCGGACAGCATGTACAACTGATCGGACGGATCCAGAGCAGGAATTATGTCAAGAAACTTTCCGAAACAGAGACAGAAACCCGGACTGCCTACGAAGTCTCTGTCAGCAAGTTAGATTGTCTGGAAAACGATTAA
- the typA gene encoding translational GTPase TypA, producing MKTKREDIRNIAIIAHVDHGKTTLVDELLKQSGVFRANQEVQERVMDSNDIERERGITILSKNTAVYYKDVKINIIDTPGHADFGGEVERVLKMVNGVILVVDAFEGAMPQTKFVLRKALELKLPVIVCINKIDRPEARPDEVIDEVLELFMDLDATDEQLDCPFVYASAKDGIAVLDLTDDEKNMEPLFETIINYIPAPEGDPDASTQVLISTIDYNEYVGRIGIGKVDNGSISVGQEMVLVNHHNPDKQEKVKISKLYEFEGLKKVEVQKAEIGSIVAISGISDISIGDTLCSPEDPKPIPFQKISEPTIAMQFIVNDSPFAGQDGKFITSRHLRDRLFRELNTDVSLRVEETENADCFKVSGRGELHLSVLIENMRREGYEFAVSKAEVLYKEDEKGHLLEPIELAYIDVPEEFTGTVIDKLSQRKGELQNMGTSNGGYTRLEFLIPARGLIGYRGEFLTDTRGTGILNTSFNGYAPYKGDIQYRKQGSLIAFETGEAVTYGLFNAQERGTLFIGPGEKVYSGMVIGQNGKTDDIELNVCKTKHLTNTRSSSADEALRLTTPRILSLEEALDFIDTDELLEVTPNHLRIRKKILDARLRKRAAMSGK from the coding sequence ATGAAGACAAAACGAGAAGACATTAGAAATATTGCGATCATTGCCCATGTCGATCACGGCAAAACCACTCTGGTCGATGAGCTTCTGAAACAAAGCGGTGTATTCCGTGCCAATCAGGAAGTTCAGGAACGTGTCATGGACTCCAATGATATTGAACGGGAGCGTGGAATCACCATTCTCTCCAAAAATACTGCCGTATATTATAAAGATGTAAAGATTAACATCATTGACACCCCGGGACATGCGGATTTCGGTGGCGAGGTAGAACGTGTACTGAAAATGGTAAACGGCGTTATCCTGGTAGTGGATGCATTTGAAGGTGCCATGCCTCAGACAAAATTTGTCCTGAGAAAAGCGCTGGAACTGAAACTTCCGGTTATCGTCTGCATTAACAAGATCGACCGTCCGGAAGCCCGTCCGGATGAGGTCATTGATGAGGTGCTGGAACTGTTCATGGATCTGGATGCGACAGATGAACAGCTGGACTGCCCATTCGTCTATGCGTCTGCCAAAGACGGAATCGCAGTTCTGGATCTGACAGACGATGAGAAAAATATGGAACCTCTGTTTGAGACGATCATCAACTACATCCCGGCTCCGGAAGGAGATCCGGATGCTTCCACACAGGTTCTGATCAGTACCATTGATTATAATGAATATGTGGGCCGTATCGGTATAGGAAAGGTAGACAACGGAAGTATCTCCGTGGGACAGGAAATGGTTCTGGTCAATCACCACAATCCTGACAAGCAGGAAAAGGTAAAGATCAGCAAACTGTACGAATTTGAAGGTCTGAAGAAAGTCGAAGTCCAGAAAGCAGAAATCGGATCCATCGTAGCCATCTCCGGTATTTCCGATATTTCCATCGGTGATACCCTCTGTTCTCCGGAAGATCCGAAGCCGATCCCGTTCCAGAAAATTTCCGAACCGACCATTGCCATGCAGTTTATCGTAAACGACAGTCCCTTTGCCGGACAGGATGGTAAATTCATTACCTCCCGTCACTTAAGAGACCGTCTCTTCCGCGAACTGAATACAGATGTCAGTCTTCGCGTCGAGGAAACGGAAAATGCAGACTGCTTCAAAGTTTCCGGCCGTGGCGAACTGCATCTGTCCGTTCTGATTGAGAACATGCGCCGAGAAGGTTATGAATTTGCTGTCAGCAAGGCTGAGGTTCTTTATAAGGAAGACGAAAAAGGGCATCTGTTGGAACCAATCGAGCTTGCTTATATCGATGTTCCGGAAGAATTTACCGGAACCGTCATTGATAAATTAAGCCAGAGAAAGGGAGAACTCCAGAACATGGGAACTTCCAACGGCGGTTATACCCGTCTGGAATTCCTGATCCCGGCCCGTGGACTGATCGGATACCGTGGAGAATTCCTGACTGATACCCGCGGAACCGGTATTCTGAACACCAGCTTCAACGGATACGCTCCTTATAAAGGAGATATCCAGTATCGGAAACAGGGCTCTCTGATCGCATTTGAAACAGGTGAGGCTGTCACCTATGGTCTGTTCAATGCTCAGGAGCGCGGTACTTTATTTATCGGACCCGGTGAAAAAGTTTATTCTGGTATGGTCATCGGACAGAACGGTAAGACCGATGATATCGAGTTGAATGTCTGCAAGACCAAGCATCTGACTAACACCCGTTCTTCCAGCGCTGACGAAGCACTTCGTCTGACCACGCCGCGTATCTTAAGCCTGGAAGAAGCCCTGGACTTTATCGATACCGATGAGCTTCTGGAAGTTACTCCGAATCATCTGCGTATCCGTAAGAAGATCCTAGACGCACGACTCAGAAAACGTGCTGCTATGAGCGGTAAGTAA
- a CDS encoding transporter associated domain-containing protein, which translates to MVKYFNAFLKVITTAIELVISFILAASIIVMIGRLLLDFHNIPYLDVYPNYDDLLTNCFNLIIGVELIRMLYKHNPSTVFEVLLFAIARQVILAHDDAITTLIGVIAIAILFATRKFLFVAFDKSEKVIFRANQSVHHVNQLLHVHIPYKDDETLGEVMIRKLEAEQQEIGVGACVYDREFGLRIAKMNHGKITRIELIRSIQ; encoded by the coding sequence ATGGTAAAATATTTTAATGCGTTTCTAAAAGTAATCACGACTGCCATCGAACTGGTGATTTCCTTTATTCTGGCCGCCAGCATCATTGTTATGATCGGCCGGCTGTTACTGGATTTCCATAATATCCCCTATCTGGATGTGTATCCGAACTACGATGATCTTCTGACCAACTGTTTTAACCTGATCATCGGTGTGGAGCTGATCCGAATGCTGTACAAGCATAATCCGAGTACGGTATTCGAGGTTCTGTTGTTTGCCATCGCCAGACAGGTGATCCTGGCTCATGATGATGCCATTACCACTCTCATCGGTGTCATCGCGATTGCCATCCTTTTTGCCACCCGTAAATTTCTGTTTGTTGCCTTTGACAAATCGGAGAAAGTTATTTTCCGTGCCAACCAGTCCGTCCATCATGTCAACCAGTTATTGCATGTCCACATCCCTTATAAGGATGACGAGACACTGGGCGAGGTCATGATCCGGAAACTGGAGGCCGAACAGCAGGAAATCGGAGTCGGTGCCTGTGTATATGACCGGGAATTCGGTCTTCGTATTGCGAAAATGAATCACGGAAAAATCACACGAATTGAGTTGATTCGTTCTATACAATAA
- the hpf gene encoding ribosome hibernation-promoting factor, HPF/YfiA family — MNFIISGKNINVTPGLKEAVESKLGKLERYFTPETEIIVTLSVEKERQKIEVTIPVKGHIIRSEQVSDDMYVSIDLVEEVIERQLRKHKNKLVARSQGAGGNDFKKEFIESDKDASDDEVKIVRTKRFGIKPMFPEDACVQMELLGHSFFVFHNAESDEVNVVYKRKDGSFGLIEPEFS, encoded by the coding sequence ATGAATTTTATTATCAGTGGAAAAAACATCAACGTAACACCTGGCTTGAAAGAAGCTGTGGAATCCAAACTTGGAAAGCTGGAACGGTATTTTACTCCTGAAACAGAAATCATTGTAACTCTCAGTGTAGAGAAAGAAAGGCAGAAAATTGAAGTCACGATCCCGGTAAAGGGACACATTATCAGATCCGAGCAGGTCAGCGATGACATGTATGTATCCATCGATCTGGTGGAAGAAGTCATCGAGCGTCAGCTTCGGAAACATAAAAACAAACTGGTTGCCAGAAGTCAGGGTGCCGGTGGTAACGATTTTAAGAAAGAATTTATTGAATCAGATAAAGATGCTTCCGATGATGAAGTAAAGATTGTACGTACCAAGAGATTCGGTATCAAACCGATGTTCCCGGAAGATGCCTGTGTACAGATGGAACTTCTCGGACATTCCTTCTTCGTCTTCCACAATGCAGAATCAGACGAAGTCAATGTAGTTTATAAAAGAAAAGACGGATCCTTTGGTCTGATTGAACCGGAATTTTCCTAA
- a CDS encoding YigZ family protein — protein MKEFQTIYEGGEAEIVEKKSRFIAHTYHVTTEEEVQEVLEKVRKEYWDARHNCWAYVLGKDQVSARCSDDGEPSQTAGKPMLDVIMGQDLHDTLVIVTRYFGGTLLGTGGLVRAYSKAAQEGLTHSKIITRIYGFKLNIKTDYTGLGKIQYLLGKRGLQILDTVYSDAVELTVLVSESEENVLIAEITEGTNGQAVLEKGEDCWFAVVDKEIVIFAEGE, from the coding sequence ATGAAAGAGTTTCAGACCATCTATGAAGGTGGAGAAGCGGAGATCGTGGAGAAAAAATCCCGGTTTATCGCTCATACATATCACGTAACAACCGAAGAAGAAGTGCAGGAGGTTTTAGAAAAAGTGCGAAAGGAATACTGGGATGCCAGACATAACTGCTGGGCTTACGTTCTGGGGAAGGATCAGGTGTCTGCAAGATGCAGTGATGACGGCGAACCAAGCCAGACAGCAGGAAAGCCTATGCTGGATGTGATTATGGGACAGGACCTTCATGATACCCTGGTGATCGTGACCAGGTATTTCGGTGGAACACTGCTGGGAACGGGAGGGTTGGTCCGCGCGTATTCCAAGGCGGCACAGGAAGGTCTGACCCACAGTAAGATTATTACCAGAATTTACGGGTTTAAACTGAATATCAAGACGGATTACACCGGACTAGGCAAGATCCAGTACCTGTTGGGCAAGCGAGGACTTCAGATTCTGGATACCGTTTATTCTGATGCGGTGGAGCTGACGGTTCTGGTATCCGAGAGTGAGGAAAATGTACTGATTGCGGAAATTACAGAAGGCACCAACGGACAGGCTGTGCTAGAAAAAGGAGAGGACTGTTGGTTTGCCGTGGTGGACAAAGAGATTGTGATTTTTGCGGAGGGTGAGTAA
- a CDS encoding penicillin-binding protein 1A produces the protein MNYGKKGASKRQKQIASKSNMKKKRVGVRVFKALVACLLLVIVLGAVGGGLFIKNILDDTPTVTPDDVRPSGYTTFVYAQDGTEIERFVSSGSNRIYKNIDDIPENLGNAFIAIEDERFYKHNGIDMQGIIRAAAIGLTSGSFSEGASTLTQQLIKNNVFPNFTEEKTFYDRLERKIQEQFLAVEIEKQMSKSEILEAYMNTINLGQNCLGVQSASLRYFNKDVSQLTLSECAVLAGITQSPSNLNPITNPEGNQKRQHKVLKNMLDQGYITQAEYDEAIADDVYSRIQATNAVVAEEAPYTYFVDALIDQVLQDLQDKKGYTYTQAYNALYSGGLTIKSTQDLSMQQIADEEVANNANYPGLIEYGLEYVATITRADGTVENYSTEMLRSYLVNTRGGSYPLVFSSPEAAQQAVDEYKSTLNITENDAVDERVSISPQPQTSVVIMDQHTGAVKAIVGGRGAKNSSLSYNRATDSPRQPGSCFKVVSTYAPALDSCGYTLATTIEDSPFSYEDGTPVRNWWGNSYKGNVTVRKAIEQSMNVVTVKTLSDITPQKGFEYLQRFRFSTLVDGNDPNYPGYSDIQLPTALGGITRGVLNIDMTAAYAAIANGGKYTEPVLYTQILDHDGNVLLDNTPDTEQILQDSTAALLTSAMEDVITQGTGTRARLSNMPVAGKTGTTTDNVDIWLSAYTPYLTCSVWGGYDSNKPMNNTSWHLVLWRNIMERISANMEYKEFTMPSDVTQATICTETGLLATSSCPSITEYFATNTIPDEYCDGHYYYDDDDDEAGTTDENSGSTGDNSGSEDTGGGEDTGGGEDTGGGDDGGGGEGE, from the coding sequence ATGAATTATGGAAAAAAAGGTGCTTCCAAACGGCAGAAGCAGATCGCTTCAAAATCCAACATGAAAAAGAAACGTGTTGGAGTCCGTGTATTCAAAGCACTTGTTGCATGTCTGTTGCTGGTGATCGTCCTGGGTGCTGTCGGCGGCGGACTGTTTATTAAAAATATCCTGGATGATACGCCTACGGTTACTCCGGATGATGTGCGTCCTTCCGGATATACTACATTCGTATACGCCCAGGATGGAACCGAGATTGAGCGATTCGTTTCTTCCGGCTCCAACCGTATCTACAAGAATATCGACGATATCCCTGAGAATCTGGGCAATGCATTTATCGCGATCGAGGACGAGCGTTTCTACAAGCACAACGGTATCGATATGCAGGGTATCATAAGAGCCGCCGCAATCGGTCTGACTAGCGGAAGTTTCTCCGAAGGTGCCAGTACACTGACCCAGCAGTTAATCAAGAACAACGTATTCCCGAACTTTACAGAGGAAAAAACGTTTTATGACCGTCTGGAACGTAAGATTCAGGAGCAGTTCCTGGCTGTCGAGATTGAGAAACAGATGAGCAAATCCGAGATTCTGGAAGCTTACATGAATACCATCAACTTAGGACAGAACTGTCTGGGTGTCCAGTCTGCTTCCCTTCGATACTTCAATAAGGACGTCTCTCAGTTAACGCTGTCTGAGTGTGCCGTACTTGCCGGCATTACCCAGAGCCCTTCCAACCTGAACCCAATCACGAACCCGGAAGGTAATCAGAAGCGTCAGCACAAGGTTCTGAAAAATATGCTGGATCAGGGTTATATCACACAGGCTGAATACGATGAAGCCATTGCAGATGATGTATACAGCAGAATCCAGGCAACCAACGCCGTGGTTGCGGAGGAAGCTCCTTATACTTATTTCGTAGATGCTCTGATCGATCAGGTTCTTCAGGATTTGCAGGATAAAAAAGGATATACTTATACTCAGGCTTATAACGCACTTTACAGTGGTGGTCTGACCATCAAATCTACTCAGGATCTGTCCATGCAGCAGATCGCAGATGAAGAAGTAGCCAACAATGCCAACTATCCGGGACTGATCGAATATGGTCTGGAATATGTGGCAACCATCACCCGTGCAGACGGAACCGTTGAAAATTATAGTACCGAGATGCTCCGCTCCTATCTGGTCAACACCAGAGGCGGTTCTTATCCACTGGTATTTTCTTCTCCGGAAGCCGCGCAGCAGGCCGTGGATGAATACAAATCCACTCTGAACATTACGGAAAATGATGCCGTGGATGAGCGTGTTTCCATTTCACCGCAGCCTCAGACTTCCGTGGTAATCATGGATCAGCACACCGGTGCAGTCAAGGCCATCGTCGGCGGTCGTGGCGCCAAGAATTCTAGTCTGTCTTACAATCGTGCAACCGATTCACCGAGACAGCCGGGTTCCTGTTTCAAGGTTGTTTCCACTTACGCTCCGGCTCTGGATTCCTGTGGTTACACTCTGGCAACGACCATCGAAGACTCCCCGTTCAGTTACGAAGATGGTACTCCGGTCCGCAACTGGTGGGGCAATTCCTATAAAGGAAATGTTACGGTTCGTAAAGCCATCGAACAGTCTATGAACGTTGTAACCGTAAAGACTCTGTCTGACATTACCCCGCAGAAGGGCTTTGAATATCTGCAGCGCTTCCGTTTCAGCACACTGGTTGACGGAAATGATCCCAACTATCCGGGATATTCTGATATTCAGCTGCCTACCGCTCTTGGTGGTATTACCCGCGGTGTTCTGAATATCGATATGACGGCTGCATATGCTGCAATTGCAAACGGCGGAAAATATACCGAACCTGTTCTTTATACACAGATTTTGGATCATGACGGAAACGTCCTTCTGGACAACACTCCGGATACCGAACAGATCTTACAGGATTCCACGGCTGCACTTCTGACCAGTGCCATGGAAGACGTTATCACACAGGGTACGGGTACCAGAGCAAGACTTTCCAATATGCCGGTAGCCGGTAAGACCGGTACTACAACCGACAACGTGGACATCTGGCTTTCCGCATACACTCCATACTTGACCTGCTCTGTATGGGGCGGATATGACTCCAATAAGCCGATGAACAATACAAGCTGGCATCTTGTACTGTGGCGCAATATCATGGAACGAATCAGCGCCAATATGGAATATAAAGAATTTACGATGCCATCTGACGTCACACAGGCGACCATCTGTACAGAAACCGGCCTGCTTGCGACTTCATCCTGTCCAAGCATTACAGAATATTTTGCAACCAATACAATACCGGACGAATACTGTGACGGTCATTATTACTATGATGATGATGATGATGAAGCAGGAACCACCGATGAAAACAGCGGCAGCACCGGTGATAACTCCGGCAGCGAAGACACCGGTGGTGGCGAAGATACCGGCGGTGGCGAAGATACCGGCGGTGGCGATGACGGCGGTGGCGGAGAAGGAGAATAA
- a CDS encoding phospho-sugar mutase: protein MDAMKVYQEWKDKLEGYENLRAQLDEIEGNEEEITERFGKEITFGTAGLRGKIGVGCNCMNEIVVGRATQGIADFIKEQGKEYKERGLVIAHDCRHFSKEFSRLVAEIMAANGIKVFTFPDLRPTPELAFTIRKLHAASGINITASHNPKEYNGYKVYWESGAQVMEEIADQMLAKINQVDYFGGVTRMDFEEGVEKGLIEVLSDEMDRSYLDLVKSLSLRDGEELDKDIPIVYTPLNGAGSIPVRTILKERGFTNVHIVPEQKDPDPDFTSVGYPNPEDTKAFKLAEKLGLSVGADILIATDPDSDRLAVEVKNNEGGYTALNGNQTGVLLINYILESLDETGKLPANGAMVKSIVTGEMGTAICKAYGVKMFETLTGFKNICGKIPYLEEHDLKYLFGYEESIGYAISPDVRDKDGISAAMYLSEASAYYRKKGKTLLNVLEDLYEKYGYYKEDQVSIVLEGMAGAARISRMMEALRADSPKEFGKVAVKEVIDYKDGYQDIDKSNVLKYILEDESWFSVRPSGTEPKIKLYIYVKGASEEAALNEVAEIKEDILAKLYSVE from the coding sequence ATGGATGCAATGAAGGTGTATCAGGAATGGAAAGACAAGCTGGAAGGGTATGAGAATCTGAGAGCACAACTGGATGAAATCGAGGGAAACGAAGAGGAGATCACGGAACGTTTTGGGAAGGAAATTACCTTTGGAACAGCCGGACTTCGTGGAAAAATTGGTGTGGGCTGCAACTGCATGAATGAAATTGTGGTAGGAAGAGCCACACAGGGAATCGCTGATTTTATCAAAGAACAGGGAAAGGAATATAAGGAGCGTGGTTTGGTGATCGCTCACGACTGTCGTCATTTTTCAAAAGAATTTTCCAGACTGGTGGCAGAGATCATGGCTGCAAACGGAATCAAAGTGTTTACATTCCCGGACCTCAGACCGACTCCGGAACTGGCATTTACCATCCGAAAACTGCATGCAGCTTCCGGAATCAACATTACAGCCAGCCACAATCCGAAGGAATACAATGGATATAAAGTATACTGGGAGAGCGGAGCACAGGTGATGGAAGAAATCGCTGATCAGATGCTCGCAAAGATCAATCAGGTGGACTATTTTGGCGGCGTGACCAGGATGGACTTTGAAGAAGGCGTGGAGAAAGGTCTGATTGAAGTATTGTCTGATGAAATGGACAGAAGTTACCTGGATCTGGTGAAGTCTTTATCTCTTCGTGATGGAGAAGAGCTGGACAAGGACATTCCGATCGTTTATACCCCGTTAAATGGAGCCGGAAGCATTCCGGTGCGCACAATTCTGAAAGAGCGCGGATTTACCAATGTGCATATCGTACCGGAGCAGAAAGACCCGGATCCGGATTTTACATCGGTAGGGTATCCGAATCCGGAAGATACCAAAGCGTTTAAACTGGCAGAGAAACTGGGGTTATCCGTAGGAGCAGATATCCTGATCGCAACAGATCCGGACAGTGACCGCCTTGCGGTAGAGGTGAAGAATAACGAGGGTGGTTATACTGCGTTAAACGGAAACCAGACGGGAGTTCTCCTGATCAACTATATTCTGGAAAGTCTGGACGAGACCGGAAAGCTGCCTGCAAATGGTGCGATGGTCAAATCCATTGTAACGGGTGAGATGGGAACCGCAATCTGTAAAGCTTATGGAGTAAAGATGTTTGAGACACTGACCGGATTTAAGAACATTTGCGGAAAGATTCCATATCTGGAGGAACATGACCTGAAATATCTGTTTGGTTATGAAGAGAGCATCGGATATGCGATCAGCCCGGATGTGCGTGATAAAGACGGAATCAGCGCAGCCATGTATCTGAGCGAGGCATCTGCTTACTATCGGAAAAAAGGAAAGACGCTGTTAAATGTACTGGAAGATCTGTATGAGAAATACGGATATTATAAAGAAGATCAGGTATCTATCGTGCTGGAAGGTATGGCAGGTGCAGCCAGAATTTCAAGAATGATGGAAGCGCTCCGCGCAGATTCCCCGAAAGAATTCGGAAAAGTTGCGGTAAAAGAAGTGATCGATTATAAAGACGGATATCAGGATATTGACAAATCCAATGTTCTGAAATACATTCTGGAAGATGAGAGTTGGTTCTCCGTGCGTCCTTCCGGAACAGAGCCGAAGATCAAGCTGTATATCTATGTAAAAGGAGCATCAGAAGAAGCTGCGTTAAATGAAGTGGCAGAGATCAAGGAAGATATCCTTGCAAAATTATACAGCGTAGAATAA